ATCAGCAAAGCTGCCCAACCGATTCTCGTTTTCCGCTTCGTCTGCTTCTCAGCCTCCTGATGAACACGCTCCATCATCCGATACGAAAAATTGGAAGACAGTCGTTCCGTTTGCCTCCGTTCCAATGCTTGTTTCAGCATATTGCCCGTATTCTCGTTTATCTTTCTTTCCTCTTCCATATCCTCTCTTCTATTTATTATTCATCAATACACAAATCTTTTTCCGGGTACGATGAAGCCGTACTTTCACATTACTGATCGAAAGTTTCAGCACCTCACCGATCTCTTCCATTGACTTTTCTTCATAATAAAACAAAGTAATCAATGCTTTCTCTTCTCCGCTCAACTGATCTATCGCCATCTCCAAACGCTCCAGTTGTTCTTCGGTTTCTGCCGGAGCAAGCACATTGTCCGCCATCTCATCGGGTACATTATTAATCGTATTCTCTTCTATATAAAGAAACTCCTGTTTCTTTTTCCGGGTAGCCGAGATAGCGGCATTGTAAGCGATGCGATAAATCCAT
This sequence is a window from Bacteroides thetaiotaomicron VPI-5482. Protein-coding genes within it:
- a CDS encoding RNA polymerase sigma factor, which gives rise to MEQKDESYYIERILDGETEYFSVFLDRYSRPLYTLVVQIVGCPEDAEELLQDIFLKAFRNLNRYKGECRFSTWIYRIAYNAAISATRKKKQEFLYIEENTINNVPDEMADNVLAPAETEEQLERLEMAIDQLSGEEKALITLFYYEEKSMEEIGEVLKLSISNVKVRLHRTRKKICVLMNNK